Within Halostella limicola, the genomic segment GTAGAGGATGGGGCACTGGCAGCCGTTCTGCGCGTACTCGCGGACCTTCTCGCGGCACTGCTCGGGCCGACCGCTAGCCGTCAGCTTGTGGACGACCTCGTCCGGGATGAGGTCCATCCCCTCCTTGATGTCTTCCTTGTCGGCCGGCCACCCGCCGATGGCCTCGCCCACCTCGTCGATGAGGTCCTGGCTGACGCCGCTTGCCTTCATGATGTGGGGCTGCTGTCCGAGGTACTGCGTGATGAGTTCGCGCGCGTTGTCGAGGGCCTTCTCCTCGTCGTGGTCCATCGAGCAGACGACCAGCTGCGGGCGGTCGATGTCCTCCAGCGAGCGGCCGCCGCGCTCCGCGCCGGTCTCGAGCGCGTCGAGCGCCTTCTGATTGTACTCCGGACTGACGAGGTAGTTCAGCAGCGCCCCGTCCGCGAAGTGACCGGTGAGTTCGAGCATCTTGAACCCCGTCCCGCCGACGTAGACCGGGACCGTTCGCGGCCCGGAGTCGCCGTGGACGACGTCGAGCTCCACGTCGCGCATCTGGACGAACTCGCCGTCGTAGGTGACGTTCTCCATGTCGAGCAGGTCCTGTGTCACCTCGACGCACTCGCGCATCGCGCGGAGAGCGCCGCTGCGGTCGATCCCGACCTTCTCCGCCAGCGGGTCCCACCAGGCCCCGATCCCGCACTGGATCCGGTCCGGTCCCGCGAGCTCTTCCAGCGTGCTCATCGTCTGCGCGATGAGCGCCGTGTTGCGCGTC encodes:
- a CDS encoding LLM class flavin-dependent oxidoreductase, giving the protein MSDSKQVFDRGDRVGIYLQDKHSLQENLELVQYAEEQGIDEIWQAESRLARDGITPLGAYAAVTDEIKLGTGVINNWTRNTALIAQTMSTLEELAGPDRIQCGIGAWWDPLAEKVGIDRSGALRAMRECVEVTQDLLDMENVTYDGEFVQMRDVELDVVHGDSGPRTVPVYVGGTGFKMLELTGHFADGALLNYLVSPEYNQKALDALETGAERGGRSLEDIDRPQLVVCSMDHDEEKALDNARELITQYLGQQPHIMKASGVSQDLIDEVGEAIGGWPADKEDIKEGMDLIPDEVVHKLTASGRPEQCREKVREYAQNGCQCPILYPLGDDRELMIDEFADGYL